A stretch of DNA from Kazachstania africana CBS 2517 chromosome 3, complete genome:
AGTTGCAAATATCttatattaaaaataacGATGTTCTTGAAATTCTTTGCAGTTGAAACTTACAATTTTCCAGCCggtttcatcattttttgatgtCTTTCGCGTtctataaataaatttgacaCTATATCTGCCCTGGCAGCAGATCATGATATCAAAGGTACATTTATATGTGAGTCCATCGTCTTCAGGGCATATGGTTCTTCGAAACAAGGGAAGTGATGCCTCATGAATGGCAACCTTTCAGGTGCGAGTCCACGGTGGCAAAAGGTGATAAAAGAGAATCGTAGATATTTTTTCAGGATGATACAAAATGCATCCTGTCATATTGGTATTATTTCATCATAGTGGCTGTAGACCAGTGTTTATATAGCTTAAAAATGTAAAGGCAACTCTTGGGGATTCCTAGTATCTCCTAAGGCCCTTACTATAGATAGAATTGTGCCATACCAGCAATTTAGCTATACTTCTGGCTTAGGACATGATTTTCTTGAAGTTTTATCCTGATCAAATAGCACCAGCCTCCACAAATCACTTCTGTTGACtaatattgatgatataATCATTGATCCCTCTAGAACAACGTTTTCATAATGTCAAGACCCTAATTCTTCGGTGAAACATGCTTTCAAGCCCGGGAAAAAGGCATTACATCAATATTAATACACAAGTGTAGTCTAATCCCAGTGGTCTTGGCTATATATTAGCCTTGTCATGTTGGATTAATTTACATTTGCTTATACTGCTTCCAATTTAGGAAAGTCTGGTACGCATCAGGAAATTCTTACCGTATACGTTTGCCTCGCCTCACACAACATcggatttgaaaaaagcaAGTTAAGAAGGTATAATTATAATTATAGAAACAGTTCGTTCACAAGTCTCCTCAAGAAACAAGATACCTGTACAATGCATCTCCTAACCGTTGTATTTCTGCAGCTATTATCAGTTTTTTGTGGTGCTCTAGCACATGGTGGAGCCAATGATCAGGCTGCTGCAAAACCAGTGGACAAGCTATCATTACCTGATTTGATTCATGCAAAATCAATTCCTTCCAATTGGGAATCAATTGATAATActaaattagaagaaggGAGAATCATTTTAACTCCCTCTGCAAACTCTAAAGGTTCTCTCTGGTTAAAGTCCCCTTTTAAGTTGCAAAAATCTTTCACTGTCGAATGGACTGTCAGAAGTATTAATTACGTTGGCAAAACTAATGGTGGGATGGCTATGTGGTTCATTTCTTCAGATGATTACAAAAATGATAAGAGTCTTTACAATGgtccttcaaaatttgatgggTTACAATTGGCTATTGATAACAATGGACCTATGGGTCAATCCATTAAAGCTCAATTAAACGACAATAGCGAATCCTTAGCTAAAGCTGATATTCACAGTAAAACATTTGGTTCCTGCTTGTTGGGTTATCAAGATGCATCTGTTCCTATCACAATTCGTCTGACGTacgataatgatgatataaaCAAGAatcatcttttgaaattacaaATCGATAACAAGGTTTGTTTccaaacaagaaaaatcaatttaccaaataacGTAGACTACTATATTGGTGTTTCTGCTGATAATGATAACACCAACGAATCATTTGAAGTGCtacaaatgaatttttatGATACCGTAATTGAAGATTCTTTGATTCCAAACGTTAATTCTATGAATCAACCAAAGCTTATAACTAAGATTGTTGATAAAGATACTGGTAAGGAAAAATTAgttgataaagaaattttggattCTCAAAACACTCAAATCAGTAACTTTGAACTctttaaaaaaatggataaaTTGGAAGGtgaaatattatcaaatgatattaGTTCCTTAGAAACAAAGATCAACGAAATTGCTAGTATTCAAGATGAATTGACTAAAGCTGTTCTTGAATTAGGTAAGCACTTGCAACAAATCACTTCTGGTAATGGTAATGGAAAAGAACACCCTGATACTAAggaagaattcaaagattttatcgcaatgaatgaaaaattagagaaaatGTTGGATGAACAAGCTAAAATCAGAGAAGCTACCAAACAACAACAGCTATTTCATAGCAATGGCCCacaaattgatgaaattgtaaGAAAGTTAACTTTCTGGATTATTCCTCTTATTGTCATAATGCTTGTCATGGTGTATTACACCTTTACTATTAGAAGAGAAATTACCAAAACAAAGTTACTATGATCAAACTACGCATAtacttttgaatatatatatttataaataatttcacTTTTGGTTAATTGCCTTCTGTTGTTTTTGCGCTTGCTGTTGTATTTCCCTCAGTTTGTCAATTGGAATCGGTGCATACGGTGCGCTAAAACCTTTTATATTGGTAAATCCTAGATAGTTTGCATTGGGGGATCTGGTGATTGTTTGTGTTTCATCTGTATTAGTTACTTCATTATACGTTGTAGTCACATCTGTCTGTTCCAAAAGTTCTCTGAGATAGATTCCCTTAAATTCCTCCACCTGTTTGGAATTCAACCCTATTGGTATACCAGCTTTATATTGCCAATACTTACTCCATTTTTGTTTCCTTATTTTCCGCATCTTTTGTAGGCCAGAGTCTAAATATACAGAATCATGCAAATGCTCTAATTCGGTTATTTCTTTTGGcgtcaatttttttagcCTCTCCAATAATTTGGCCTCATCATAGTATGGCAAAcctttaaaagaaaatgattcatttttattactGAGATTATCCCTTCCTTTTAGCGGTAAGGATTCAAACTTCCAACcatttaaatttaatgaagaatCTGTCTTAGAGCTGCCGCTAGTCACGTTTGTTAAAGCATCCATTTCTTCCGTCTTCTTTACCTTACTAACACTTGTATCTAGAATATTACTCAACATTCTTTTGAAAGGCTTTGTAACTATTCCAGGGCTAGGTACGGAATCTCCTGCATCTCCAACATAAGTATTGTTAGGTGTGTCCACAGAACCTGCCAAGGAAGCAAGCGATGTGCTAGAGTTATCCATAGCTGCATTCATCGTGGTATTATTGGGCATATTAGTGTTAGGTTGATTCATTAGTTCCTCATGTTTACCAATAGGCATATTCAAAGCTTTCAGTTGAGCTGCTTGTAATAATGAGTTTTTACTGTGGTATCTTGGTTGTTTGAACTGTGCTTTTAACTCTAATGATCCGCTAATGCTCTGACCAGGGACTAAAGACGTTATATGTTGTCCCTGTGCGAATTGCTTTGCAAACTCTTCTCTCATCTCGAGGGAAGGTTGTTCAGTTATTGTGGGATATGGTGATTCGAACGTAATTGTACGTTCCATTGTACTTATGTTACTTTTCTCCTCTTTATGGAAGTATGATGGCTTCAGTAGTTCGACTTTGCTAATCAGATGGTTTGACAGTTTATAAACTCTGTGATGTGTCGTCAACCCCTGCATAGGGCCAAGAGTTTCCCAATAGTCGTCAATTAACCTAGTTCCCGATGCAACAACCAGCGCTCCAAACATTATGAATGCAGTTCTTGCCGCTACGAATCTAGCCTCGCCTGAAATATGTAACTGCTCTTTGAGGAATTTATTGTCGCTATCATTGCACTTGATAGCTAGAAACTGAGGATGGTTTGCAAGAAAATGATCTTCATCCGAAgtttgataatttattgCCTTCAACAAATCCTGTACCAATACAAACAAAGTCGAACCTCGACCAGGTAATGTGAAAGTactaaataaatatttttgaccATTTTGCAATTTACCGCTTGAATCGATCTTCCTCTCTCCATTACTATCTTTCTGTTTCTGTGGGTACTCCAACAATAGTGTGTCATTATTTGTAGTTATATCGAAGCAATCTGGTGGAGCCCTCAGATATTTCATAGGGTAATCATTCAAGGGTCCCTGTATCAACTCATCTTGTCGAATTATTTGTAAGACATGCTTAACAACAAATCTTTTATGGGATAGTATTGTGTCCTCTCTAATGCGGAATACTTGTGCTTGTGCTTCTGTAGTCGACATCTGTCCCTATCCTTCAACTAGgttttcttctcttcttttattttgtttgaGAGTATAAAGTGTGTTTCTTCAAGTGTGtgcatcttttttttttcaatggcgTATTCTCGGTATTATATAAAAGACGAAAtgtttatataaatattgaaatgaaGCCTTTAGAGCATTCGATCAGCTATCGCTACTGCTGACTCTAGTTATTAACTTACCCTTATTTATACCACTAAATAACCCGTTCCAAATATCTGGAACACTGacgaatttttcatttagaGCATCACAAATAGTGGCCGAATCTTCAACATTAAGTTGGTTTTTAGAGATCATCTCATTCAACTTAGCAAACGCTTGTGAAAACTGTTCGTAGTTATCATATAGTAATATACCTCTGACATTCAGTCTCTTGGTAATCACTGCACCATAGTTCTTGAATGCGAATTTCTCTGGGTCATTGTAACCGCTAATTGAGCCCACGGCGATTACCTTAGTATTAGGTTTTGAGAAATTAACACAATAATCCAAAATGTCTCCTCCAACATTATCGATGAAATAGTCAACTGTATTGGCACCGCCAACTGCCTTTGCGAggttttctttgaaatttgggTCTTTGTAATCAACTCCAATAACTTTGTCACCGAAGGATTCTACATATTTCACTTTCTCTGGACCGCCTGCAATGGCAACGACTTTCGAAGCCTTGAAGACATTTAGTGCAATTTGGATACAAGTAGAGCCTACTGCACCAGCAGCACCTGAAATCAACGCTACTTTGccataattttcttcagtctctttcattttcaagtaTCTGTAAAATATGAAATATGATGTTAAGGAAGTACCACCCAAAACTGAAAGATGCCACCATAATTCACCGTTACTAGTATCAATTTTGTATAGCTCATTTTTTGGtatatcatcaattatAATGTGTGTCGTCCAACAGACTCTGCCTGTGATAAAATCACCAActttaaatttttcgtTTTTTGAAGCTAACACTTTACCAATACCTCTTGCCTGAATTGGATCACCCTTTTTCACACCAGCAGCATATGCTTTATCAGCTGTTGCAATCCAAAACTTTTGAGCTGGATCGTTCGAAAgatattttgtttctacaagaatttgattatCTTTTAGATCATCGgaattcaattcttttctgATCAGCTTGAATGTTGAATTTTGAGTATTAATTTCGAAATTGAATGGAAGACCTGGTGTTGGCTCCTTATTAAGAACCCATTGCTTGGCGTTCACGATCatcttttttgaattgatATTCCTAGTTAAAAACAGCAATTGAGGAATGATATTTCTTATTTCAACGTTCCATTTAAATTGAGTTTTCCtgcattgaaagattacGTAAGGTTTCCCATACTAAATCGAAATAGATACGTGAAGAATATATGAGGTACACAGGGTTTACATAAGGATAAAGAATCTGTAAGCCTTAATGAGATGCTCTCTAAGTCTATTTATAAGGGTGATGGAAGGGTTCAAGAAGATTATGCGTTAAGTCATGAACCGCAATCTTCCAGGTTCTtaacttttgaatatatgAAAGACCATTTGcaaatattcatatttcaaagaatttggCTAGTCATAAAGAGCAATTGcctttaattttgaagtgCTTCCACAGGATGCGCAATGCTTCCATTCCAGACTTTTCACAGCACAAACATAGCAATAGATTTTTCCACAGcacaatattttatatggATTGGTTGGAAATTCATTACAAAGAGGACAAACAGATTTGCCATTCTTGATAACATTAGTAGTAGGTCCTCCTGTCTTTCTTGCTTgcattaataaaaaattatttgaaagcAAAGTTATGTTAAATAGCTCTAGAATTGCATTCCACAATAGTTGTCTATGTTGGTATTCTACACCTGCATTAATCGAATTTTCGTAGAATGTCGGTACAGATGTGTTCAACATTGCTTTGACATCGAAGACCCTATGCAAAATGgtcaaatatattttcGAACTATTCTTCATAGCAGAAATATAgtttagaaaatttaaaaggTCAAAAGTGTTCGAAACAGTTTCGATCCATCTGTACAGtcttgatttcaaattactATTCTCAGCACTTGCTgagtaaaaataatgagatattttcttgtacAGATATTTTGAGAGAACAGATACCACATAGAGTGATCTCCTATTAGATGTGAATGAGATTCCACTCAGCCTAGATCCATACGTTGTCGAAACCTTACCAACATTGCTAATTTTTGTAACGAAAAGAAATATCACAGTATTTAATAGCAATTCCcattcttctttattattggCAATATCGAGATTCTCTTTCACACTGGACCATAATATGTCGTAAAGTTCATTGTCTAATAGATTGGAATCGATCTGAGCAGTTCTGAACATGAGAGGGTCGTCCTTTGATCAT
This window harbors:
- the EMP47 gene encoding Emp47p (similar to Saccharomyces cerevisiae EMP47 (YFL048C) and EMP46 (YLR080W); ancestral locus Anc_8.2), whose product is MHLLTVVFLQLLSVFCGALAHGGANDQAAAKPVDKLSLPDLIHAKSIPSNWESIDNTKLEEGRIILTPSANSKGSLWLKSPFKLQKSFTVEWTVRSINYVGKTNGGMAMWFISSDDYKNDKSLYNGPSKFDGLQLAIDNNGPMGQSIKAQLNDNSESLAKADIHSKTFGSCLLGYQDASVPITIRLTYDNDDINKNHLLKLQIDNKVCFQTRKINLPNNVDYYIGVSADNDNTNESFEVLQMNFYDTVIEDSLIPNVNSMNQPKLITKIVDKDTGKEKLVDKEILDSQNTQISNFELFKKMDKLEGEILSNDISSLETKINEIASIQDELTKAVLELGKHLQQITSGNGNGKEHPDTKEEFKDFIAMNEKLEKMLDEQAKIREATKQQQLFHSNGPQIDEIVRKLTFWIIPLIVIMLVMVYYTFTIRREITKTKLL
- the SWP82 gene encoding Swp82p (similar to Saccharomyces cerevisiae SWP82 (YFL049W); ancestral locus Anc_8.1); protein product: MSTTEAQAQVFRIREDTILSHKRFVVKHVLQIIRQDELIQGPLNDYPMKYLRAPPDCFDITTNNDTLLLEYPQKQKDSNGERKIDSSGKLQNGQKYLFSTFTLPGRGSTLFVLVQDLLKAINYQTSDEDHFLANHPQFLAIKCNDSDNKFLKEQLHISGEARFVAARTAFIMFGALVVASGTRLIDDYWETLGPMQGLTTHHRVYKLSNHLISKVELLKPSYFHKEEKSNISTMERTITFESPYPTITEQPSLEMREEFAKQFAQGQHITSLVPGQSISGSLELKAQFKQPRYHSKNSLLQAAQLKALNMPIGKHEELMNQPNTNMPNNTTMNAAMDNSSTSLASLAGSVDTPNNTYVGDAGDSVPSPGIVTKPFKRMLSNILDTSVSKVKKTEEMDALTNVTSGSSKTDSSLNLNGWKFESLPLKGRDNLSNKNESFSFKGLPYYDEAKLLERLKKLTPKEITELEHLHDSVYLDSGLQKMRKIRKQKWSKYWQYKAGIPIGLNSKQVEEFKGIYLRELLEQTDVTTTYNEVTNTDETQTITRSPNANYLGFTNIKGFSAPYAPIPIDKLREIQQQAQKQQKAINQK
- the KAFR0C03710 gene encoding MDR family NADP-dependent oxidoreductase (similar to Saccharomyces cerevisiae YML131W; ancestral locus Anc_8.0); translation: MIVNAKQWVLNKEPTPGLPFNFEINTQNSTFKLIRKELNSDDLKDNQILVETKYLSNDPAQKFWIATADKAYAAGVKKGDPIQARGIGKVLASKNEKFKVGDFITGRVCWTTHIIIDDIPKNELYKIDTSNGELWWHLSVLGGTSLTSYFIFYRYLKMKETEENYGKVALISGAAGAVGSTCIQIALNVFKASKVVAIAGGPEKVKYVESFGDKVIGVDYKDPNFKENLAKAVGGANTVDYFIDNVGGDILDYCVNFSKPNTKVIAVGSISGYNDPEKFAFKNYGAVITKRLNVRGILLYDNYEQFSQAFAKLNEMISKNQLNVEDSATICDALNEKFVSVPDIWNGLFSGINKGKLITRVSSSDS
- the PEX2 gene encoding ubiquitin-protein ligase peroxin 2 (similar to Saccharomyces cerevisiae PEX2 (YJL210W); ancestral locus Anc_1.124), yielding MFRTAQIDSNLLDNELYDILWSSVKENLDIANNKEEWELLLNTVIFLFVTKISNVGKVSTTYGSRLSGISFTSNRRSLYVVSVLSKYLYKKISHYFYSASAENSNLKSRLYRWIETVSNTFDLLNFLNYISAMKNSSKIYLTILHRVFDVKAMLNTSVPTFYENSINAGVEYQHRQLLWNAILELFNITLLSNNFLLMQARKTGGPTTNVIKNGKSVCPLCNEFPTNPYKILCCGKIYCYVCAVKSLEWKHCASCGSTSKLKAIALYD